One window from the genome of Bacteroidales bacterium encodes:
- a CDS encoding tetratricopeptide repeat protein, translating into MGKLIFNNLVTVKNKIIELKWYWFLFGIIIITFLIYYKSIYYGFIDWDDYEYISKNDFLLNFSWNKLSLLYQREKHITLSLASIALQMKFTGIDPRYFHAANIVIHLINVILVFFVTKKLSKSPLISVLCCTLFALHPTRVESVVWVMQRKDLLYTLFYLLSLISYIYYIEKKKHPFIFLVVILCSWLASISKIQAVMLPLTLFLIDYYYSRRINVISVFEKIVVLSVFLISYNGFLNLIIAITICICAFYLIKIIIRTNKRLKFREIISPFIRNYINLSTYHSAFKKLIIILLFYILIVLCWPLFYSLISDFINFSKQPIVINYFLKMFDFFEKLPSDIYRIIANYWDITSSNIIYKTDFNFVDRIFLFSYAVIFYLYQFIFPFNLCGMHPYPNKINGFLPGEYYVSGILLIIFFILIILMIFKARKKWNVIIFGLFFFITNVFIVGHLLPMQGRLITADRYAYLAYFGLFLIIAYLMNILISKSNKIIKRVISVLFICLIAAYSLYSHSRISVWENSYTFWMDIVKKQPENYYAYYGLGNYYLENSDFKLAQDHFNKAISVNSKNVSKDNQDPFLYNNLGLALYHQKEYIAAIQAYDEAIRIMPGFSQFYNNRGNAFYFLKEYDSALSDYNISFQKWNKNCDALLNKADLEFELGFIDSAKIHYLMCTEIDSNLATPLYKLGAFYFKQNNYDTARMYLLKAISKNPGYKEPKILLNEIESKPHNITNKNISIPDNNNAEYYVNKGLEMGKLENYKLASEYFSKAIAIDPKNAIAYKNRGNSKGALKDYSGSISDFNIAIELNPNDAGSYLNRGNSKFRLNDPTACTDWEKAVKLGNTKANDLLKKYCN; encoded by the coding sequence ATGGGAAAATTAATTTTCAACAATTTGGTTACCGTCAAAAACAAAATAATTGAATTAAAATGGTATTGGTTTTTATTCGGTATTATTATTATCACATTTTTAATTTATTATAAAAGCATATATTACGGCTTTATTGACTGGGATGATTATGAATATATTTCTAAAAATGATTTTCTGCTTAATTTTTCCTGGAATAAATTATCATTACTCTATCAACGCGAAAAGCATATAACGCTTTCCCTGGCAAGCATTGCTTTGCAGATGAAATTCACGGGAATTGATCCAAGATATTTTCATGCTGCAAATATTGTAATTCACTTAATCAATGTTATATTGGTTTTTTTTGTTACTAAAAAATTATCAAAAAGCCCACTCATATCCGTTTTATGTTGCACTTTATTTGCCCTTCATCCAACAAGAGTTGAAAGTGTTGTATGGGTCATGCAAAGAAAAGACCTGCTGTACACATTATTTTATCTTCTTTCATTAATTTCATATATTTACTATATAGAGAAAAAAAAACACCCATTCATTTTTTTGGTTGTAATTTTATGTAGCTGGTTAGCATCAATTTCAAAAATACAAGCTGTAATGTTGCCATTGACTTTGTTTTTAATTGACTATTACTACAGCAGGAGAATAAATGTAATTTCAGTTTTTGAAAAAATAGTTGTTTTGTCAGTATTCCTGATTTCATACAATGGCTTTCTCAATTTGATAATTGCAATAACAATATGCATTTGTGCATTTTATTTAATTAAAATAATAATTCGTACCAACAAAAGATTAAAGTTCAGGGAAATAATATCCCCTTTTATTCGAAATTATATCAACCTCAGTACTTATCATTCTGCTTTTAAAAAGCTAATAATAATATTGTTGTTCTATATTTTAATTGTTCTTTGTTGGCCTTTATTTTATTCCCTGATTAGCGATTTCATTAATTTCAGCAAACAACCAATAGTTATAAATTATTTTTTAAAGATGTTTGATTTTTTTGAAAAATTACCATCAGACATTTATCGCATTATAGCTAATTATTGGGACATAACCTCAAGTAATATAATTTATAAAACTGATTTCAATTTTGTTGATAGAATATTTCTTTTCAGCTATGCTGTTATTTTTTATTTATACCAGTTTATTTTTCCGTTTAACCTCTGCGGAATGCATCCTTATCCAAATAAAATAAACGGGTTTTTACCAGGCGAATATTATGTTTCCGGAATACTGCTTATCATCTTTTTTATTTTAATAATACTAATGATTTTCAAAGCCAGAAAAAAATGGAATGTAATCATTTTTGGCCTTTTCTTTTTTATAACAAATGTTTTTATTGTCGGGCATTTACTTCCCATGCAAGGGAGGCTTATAACTGCAGACAGGTATGCCTATCTTGCATATTTCGGACTGTTTCTGATAATAGCATATTTAATGAATATTCTGATTTCAAAAAGCAATAAAATTATTAAAAGAGTTATATCTGTTTTGTTTATCTGTCTGATAGCAGCATATTCTCTTTACTCGCACTCAAGAATTTCTGTATGGGAAAATAGTTATACATTCTGGATGGATATTGTAAAAAAACAACCTGAAAACTATTATGCATACTATGGGCTGGGAAATTATTATCTTGAAAACAGCGATTTTAAACTTGCACAAGATCACTTCAATAAAGCTATTTCAGTGAATAGTAAAAATGTTTCTAAAGATAATCAGGACCCGTTTCTCTATAACAATCTGGGCCTTGCATTATATCATCAAAAAGAATACATTGCTGCCATACAAGCATATGATGAAGCTATCAGGATTATGCCCGGGTTTTCTCAATTTTATAACAACAGGGGCAATGCATTTTATTTTCTTAAGGAATACGACAGTGCACTTTCAGATTATAATATATCATTTCAAAAATGGAATAAAAACTGTGACGCTCTCTTAAATAAAGCAGACCTTGAATTTGAACTCGGATTCATTGATTCAGCAAAAATTCATTATTTAATGTGTACAGAAATTGATTCGAATTTGGCAACACCACTTTACAAATTAGGCGCTTTTTACTTCAAACAAAACAATTATGATACAGCACGAATGTATTTATTAAAAGCAATATCTAAAAATCCCGGATACAAAGAACCAAAAATATTGCTCAACGAAATAGAATCAAAGCCTCATAATATTACCAATAAAAATATTTCAATTCCTGATAATAATAATGCAGAATATTATGTCAATAAGGGCCTTGAAATGGGAAAACTCGAGAATTATAAACTTGCTAGTGAATATTTTTCAAAAGCAATTGCCATAGACCCGAAAAATGCAATTGCATATAAAAACAGGGGCAATTCAAAAGGCGCTTTAAAAGATTATTCCGGCTCCATATCAGATTTCAATATCGCTATTGAGCTCAATCCAAATGATGCCGGCAGTTATTTGAACAGGGGTAACTCCAAATTCAGACTAAACGACCCTACAGCTTGCACTGATTGGGAAAAAGCGGTAAAACTGGGTAATACAAAAGCAAATGACCTTTTAAAAAAATACTGCAACTAA